The following proteins are co-located in the Paludibaculum fermentans genome:
- a CDS encoding MBL fold metallo-hydrolase — translation MILKQYYLGCLAHASYLLGDEASTTAIIVDPQRDIQKYLADAEAFGLQIRHVFLTHFHADFLAGHLELRDQCGATIHLGARGQAEYAFQPMHDGDTLDFPGLRLQVLETPGHTIESISILVFDLQKDATQPHAVLTGDTLFIGDVGRPDLRASLGWTANDLGSHLYDSLHGKLLTLPDETLVYPAHGAGSLCGKSLSADTVSPLGAQRRMNYALQPMSREEFIRLVTADQPDAPPYFTYDAILNTREHATLDRNLQRVLQPVDLNEVLAMGDAGAQILDVRDPAEYAKGHLAGSINIGLGGQYATWAGTVLDRSKPIVIISEPGREQEAALRLGRIGFDHVKGYLGSGMEALAGRPDLVWPTERVSAPVVAEELAGNNPPLLLDVRNPREWAAKHIAGSLNVPLNHLQERLSEIPRDCRIAVHCAGGYRSSIAASILHQNGITLLIEMAGGLAAWEAASLKLAPAVL, via the coding sequence ATGATCCTGAAACAGTACTACCTGGGCTGCCTCGCGCACGCCTCCTACCTGCTGGGAGACGAGGCCAGCACCACCGCTATCATTGTCGACCCGCAGCGCGACATCCAAAAATATCTGGCCGACGCTGAGGCCTTCGGACTGCAGATCCGCCACGTTTTCCTGACGCACTTCCACGCGGACTTCCTCGCCGGCCACCTGGAATTGCGCGACCAATGCGGAGCTACCATCCATCTCGGTGCCCGCGGACAGGCGGAGTACGCCTTCCAGCCAATGCACGATGGTGACACGCTCGACTTCCCTGGCCTACGCCTGCAGGTGCTGGAAACACCCGGCCATACCATCGAGTCGATTTCGATCCTGGTCTTTGATCTCCAAAAGGACGCGACGCAGCCCCACGCCGTCCTCACAGGCGACACGCTCTTCATTGGAGACGTCGGGCGCCCCGACCTGCGGGCTTCTCTCGGTTGGACCGCCAACGACCTGGGTTCCCACCTCTACGACTCCCTGCACGGCAAACTCCTCACGCTGCCCGACGAAACGCTAGTCTACCCCGCCCATGGCGCCGGCTCGCTGTGCGGCAAATCGCTCTCCGCTGACACCGTCTCTCCGCTCGGCGCGCAGCGCCGCATGAACTATGCGCTGCAGCCCATGTCCAGGGAAGAGTTCATTCGCCTTGTCACGGCAGACCAGCCCGACGCCCCTCCCTACTTCACTTACGACGCCATCCTGAACACCCGCGAGCACGCCACCTTGGACCGCAACCTCCAACGAGTCCTGCAGCCCGTCGATCTCAACGAGGTCCTTGCCATGGGCGATGCCGGAGCCCAGATTCTCGATGTCCGCGATCCGGCCGAGTATGCCAAAGGCCACCTCGCCGGCAGCATCAACATCGGATTGGGCGGGCAGTACGCCACCTGGGCCGGCACGGTGCTCGACCGCTCCAAACCAATCGTGATCATCTCAGAGCCCGGCCGGGAGCAGGAGGCAGCCCTCCGCCTGGGCCGCATCGGCTTCGATCATGTCAAAGGCTACCTCGGCAGTGGAATGGAAGCCCTGGCTGGTCGACCAGACCTAGTCTGGCCCACGGAACGCGTCAGCGCCCCCGTCGTCGCCGAAGAACTGGCCGGCAACAATCCGCCTCTTCTTCTCGATGTCAGGAACCCGCGCGAGTGGGCGGCCAAACACATTGCCGGCAGCCTGAACGTGCCTCTCAACCATCTCCAGGAGCGCCTCTCGGAGATCCCCCGAGACTGCCGCATCGCGGTCCATTGCGCCGGCGGTTACCGGTCGTCCATCGCCGCCAGCATCCTGCATCAGAATGGAATTACGCTCTTAATAGAAATGGCCGGCGGTCTCGCCGCCTGGGAAGCGGCCAGCCTGAAACTCGCACCCGCCGTGCTTTGA